In Xanthocytophaga agilis, a genomic segment contains:
- a CDS encoding VCBS repeat-containing protein yields the protein MQTSSSHFFFIKENLLAHFIGLSIIILSIAGCQSRKSSSPETQSELTNEQMVQKYCSGCHLPVSPLLADKDSWENHILPAMAPKLGIPVLRGNQYYQVAKPQNQSAISFEDWLRLVAYFKSMAPEKLDSAELPVALEKTWSLFSLRKPDSLKNTSLTTFVSINPYTHHIYTSNEEDNNLSVWDTQLKKKHSVILSSPVTHSIHLNKYQSAFVCIGSMLAVDVPNGSMVQTHFDQQKKLIPEKLFSGLLRPVQADSGDFNKDGRLDWIVCSFGHNTGSLDLFTQNADHTFTKTAIREVAGATQTVIKDFDQDGWLDIMALFASGDEGIWLFSNDQKGGFTSKNLLRFPPVYGSTSFQLVDFNKDGKLDILYTCGDNSDYSRIIKPYHGVYIYLNQDNFQYKQTYFYPVNGCTKAIATDFDQDGDLDIASIAFFGDLVNKPEETFIYFEQTQSLQFRPYAIPVHQYGRWICMDVGDVDADGDADIVLGNYSRGFINQKETKQYWSKNLPFIVLENTKQKRKD from the coding sequence ATGCAGACAAGTAGTAGTCATTTCTTTTTTATAAAAGAAAATCTGTTAGCCCATTTTATAGGATTAAGTATTATTATCTTATCTATTGCCGGATGTCAATCCAGAAAGAGCTCATCACCTGAAACACAAAGTGAGTTAACAAATGAACAGATGGTTCAAAAATATTGCTCTGGTTGCCATCTTCCGGTTTCACCTCTGTTAGCAGATAAAGATTCCTGGGAAAATCATATCCTGCCTGCCATGGCTCCCAAACTCGGAATTCCTGTACTAAGAGGAAATCAGTATTATCAGGTGGCCAAACCACAAAACCAATCTGCTATATCTTTTGAAGATTGGTTAAGGCTGGTTGCTTATTTCAAATCCATGGCTCCTGAAAAGTTGGATTCTGCCGAATTGCCTGTTGCACTTGAGAAAACATGGTCACTATTTTCCCTACGAAAACCTGATTCTCTGAAAAATACTTCTTTAACCACTTTTGTAAGTATCAACCCTTATACTCACCATATATACACGAGTAATGAGGAGGATAATAACCTATCGGTTTGGGATACCCAATTAAAGAAGAAGCATTCTGTTATTCTTTCCTCTCCTGTCACACATTCCATCCACCTGAATAAATATCAATCAGCTTTTGTCTGCATTGGATCTATGCTGGCTGTTGATGTACCTAATGGTAGTATGGTACAAACACATTTTGATCAACAAAAAAAGCTTATCCCTGAGAAATTATTTTCCGGTTTACTACGGCCTGTGCAAGCTGACTCTGGTGATTTTAATAAGGATGGGCGTCTCGACTGGATAGTATGTAGCTTTGGACATAATACAGGTAGCTTAGATCTGTTTACACAGAATGCCGATCATACGTTTACAAAAACTGCTATTCGGGAAGTTGCTGGTGCTACACAAACGGTAATTAAAGACTTTGACCAGGATGGCTGGCTGGATATTATGGCTCTTTTTGCCAGTGGAGATGAAGGAATCTGGTTATTTTCTAATGATCAGAAAGGAGGATTTACTTCAAAAAATCTTCTTAGGTTTCCACCTGTTTACGGTTCAACCAGCTTTCAATTAGTAGATTTCAACAAAGATGGAAAACTGGATATTCTATATACCTGTGGAGATAACAGTGACTATTCCAGAATAATAAAGCCTTATCATGGCGTGTACATTTATCTGAACCAAGACAATTTTCAGTATAAGCAAACCTATTTTTATCCGGTTAATGGCTGTACCAAGGCAATAGCAACAGATTTTGATCAGGATGGAGATTTGGATATTGCCAGCATTGCTTTCTTTGGTGACCTTGTGAATAAACCTGAAGAAACATTTATTTATTTCGAACAGACTCAGAGCTTACAATTTAGACCTTATGCAATCCCTGTACACCAATATGGTCGCTGGATATGTATGGATGTGGGAGATGTGGATGCTGACGGAGATGCTGATATCGTATTAGGAAATTATTCAAGAGGCTTTATTAACCAGAAAGAAACGAAGCAATACTGGAGTAAAAATCTTCCTTTTATTGTACTGGAGAATACAAAACAAAAACGGAAAGACTGA